In a single window of the Rhinolophus ferrumequinum isolate MPI-CBG mRhiFer1 chromosome 21, mRhiFer1_v1.p, whole genome shotgun sequence genome:
- the MMP28 gene encoding matrix metalloproteinase-28 isoform X2 produces MAARVGLLLRALQLLLWGGLDAQLAERVGQELRREAEAFLEKYGYLSEQVPKAPTSTQFSNAIREFQWVSHLPISGMLDPATLRQMTRPRCGVADTDSQAVWTERVSALFAGQQAKMRRKKRFTKQGNKWYKQHLSYRLVNWPQHLPEPAVRGAVHAAFQLWSNVSALEFWEAPATGPADIRLTFFQGDHNDGLSNAFDGPGGALAHAFLPRRGEAHFDREEHWSLSRRRGRNLFVVLAHEIGHTLGLTHSPAPRALMAPYYKRLGRDALLSWDDVLAVQSLYDGQQRLYIFQGSHFWEVAADGNVSDPRPLQERWAGLPPHIEAAAVSLEDGDFYFFKGSRCWRFRGPKPVWGSPQLCRAGGLPRHPDAALFFPPLSRLALFKGARYYVLAREGLQVEPYYPRGLQDWGGIPEEVSGALPRPDGSIIFFRDDRYWRLDQAKLRVTASGRWAAELPWMGCWHANSGGALF; encoded by the exons GCATTTCTGGAGAAGTATGGATATCTCAGTGAGCAGGTCCCCAAAGCTCCCACGTCCACACAATTCAGCAATGCCATCAG GGAGTTCCAGTGGGTGTCCCATCTGCCCATCAGTGGCATGCTGGACCCCGCCACCCTTCGTCAGATGACCCGGCCCCGCTGCGGGGTGGCAGACACTGATAGCCAGGCAGTCTGGACGGAGAGGGTCAGTGCCCTGTTTGCTGGACAGCAGGCCAAAATGAGGCGCAAGAAACGCTTTACAAAGCAAG GCAACAAGTGGTACAAGCAGCACCTCTCCTACCGCCTGGTGAATTGGCCCCAGCACCTGCCTGAGCCGGCAGTTCGGGGAGCTGTGCATGCCGCCTTCCAGCTGTGGAGCAACGTCTCGGCGCTGGAGTTCTGGGAGGCCCCAGCCACAGGCCCTGCTGACATCCGCCTCACCTTCTTCCAAGGGGACCACAATGATGGGCTGAGCAACGCCTTTGACGGCCCAG GGGGCGCCCTGGCGCACGCCTTCCTTCCCCGCCGAGGCGAAGCGCACTTCGACCGAGAGGAGCACTGGTCCCTGAGCCGCCGCCGCGGGCGCAACCTGTTCGTGGTGCTGGCGCACGAGATCGGCCACACGCTCGGCCTTACCCACTCGCCCGCGCCGCGCGCGCTCATGGCGCCCTACTACAAGAGGCTGGGCCGCGACGCGCTTCTTAGCTGGGACGACGTGCTGGCCGTGCAGAGCCTGTATG ACGGGCAACAGCGACTGTACATTTTCCAAGGGAGCCATTTCTGGGAGGTGGCAGCTGATGGCAATGTCTCAGATCCCCGTCCACTGCAGGAAAGGTGGGCAGGGCTGCCCCCCCACATTGAGGCTGCCGCAGTGTCATTGGAGGATGGAGACTTCTATTTCTTCAAAG GGAGTCGATGCTGGAGGTTTCGGGGCCCCAAGCCAGTGTGGGGCTCGCCACAGCTGTGCCGGGCAGGGGGGCTGCCCCGCCACCCTGATGCggccctcttcttccctcctctgagCCGCCTTGCCCTCTTCAAGGGTGCCCGCTACTACGTGCTGGCCCGAGAGGGACTGCAGGTGGAGCCCTACTACCCCCGGGGCCTACAGGACTGGGGGGGTATCCCTGAAGAGGTCAGCGGCGCCCTGCCCCGACCAGACGGCTCCATCATCTTCTTCAGAGATGACCGCTACTGGCGCCTTGACCAGGCCAAACTGCGGGTGACTGCCTCCGGCCGCTGGGCCGCAGAGCTGCCCTGGATGGGCTGCTGGCACGCCAACTCAGGGGGCGCCCTGTTCTGA
- the MMP28 gene encoding matrix metalloproteinase-28 isoform X1: MAARVGLLLRALQLLLWGGLDAQLAERVGQELRREAEAFLEKYGYLSEQVPKAPTSTQFSNAIREFQWVSHLPISGMLDPATLRQMTRPRCGVADTDSQAVWTERVSALFAGQQAKMRRKKRFTKQGNKWYKQHLSYRLVNWPQHLPEPAVRGAVHAAFQLWSNVSALEFWEAPATGPADIRLTFFQGDHNDGLSNAFDGPGGALAHAFLPRRGEAHFDREEHWSLSRRRGRNLFVVLAHEIGHTLGLTHSPAPRALMAPYYKRLGRDALLSWDDVLAVQSLYGKPQGGSVAIQLPGKLFTDFEAWDPHRPQGKDSEPQGPKYCHSSFDAITVDGQQRLYIFQGSHFWEVAADGNVSDPRPLQERWAGLPPHIEAAAVSLEDGDFYFFKGSRCWRFRGPKPVWGSPQLCRAGGLPRHPDAALFFPPLSRLALFKGARYYVLAREGLQVEPYYPRGLQDWGGIPEEVSGALPRPDGSIIFFRDDRYWRLDQAKLRVTASGRWAAELPWMGCWHANSGGALF, translated from the exons GCATTTCTGGAGAAGTATGGATATCTCAGTGAGCAGGTCCCCAAAGCTCCCACGTCCACACAATTCAGCAATGCCATCAG GGAGTTCCAGTGGGTGTCCCATCTGCCCATCAGTGGCATGCTGGACCCCGCCACCCTTCGTCAGATGACCCGGCCCCGCTGCGGGGTGGCAGACACTGATAGCCAGGCAGTCTGGACGGAGAGGGTCAGTGCCCTGTTTGCTGGACAGCAGGCCAAAATGAGGCGCAAGAAACGCTTTACAAAGCAAG GCAACAAGTGGTACAAGCAGCACCTCTCCTACCGCCTGGTGAATTGGCCCCAGCACCTGCCTGAGCCGGCAGTTCGGGGAGCTGTGCATGCCGCCTTCCAGCTGTGGAGCAACGTCTCGGCGCTGGAGTTCTGGGAGGCCCCAGCCACAGGCCCTGCTGACATCCGCCTCACCTTCTTCCAAGGGGACCACAATGATGGGCTGAGCAACGCCTTTGACGGCCCAG GGGGCGCCCTGGCGCACGCCTTCCTTCCCCGCCGAGGCGAAGCGCACTTCGACCGAGAGGAGCACTGGTCCCTGAGCCGCCGCCGCGGGCGCAACCTGTTCGTGGTGCTGGCGCACGAGATCGGCCACACGCTCGGCCTTACCCACTCGCCCGCGCCGCGCGCGCTCATGGCGCCCTACTACAAGAGGCTGGGCCGCGACGCGCTTCTTAGCTGGGACGACGTGCTGGCCGTGCAGAGCCTGTATG GGAAGCCCCAGGGGGGTTCTGTGGCCATCCAGCTCCCGGGAAAGCTGTTCACTGACTTTGAGGCCTGGGACCCCCACAGACCTCAGGGGAAGGACTCCGAACCCCAAGGTCCTAAATATTGCCACTCTTCCTTCGATGCCATCACTGTAG ACGGGCAACAGCGACTGTACATTTTCCAAGGGAGCCATTTCTGGGAGGTGGCAGCTGATGGCAATGTCTCAGATCCCCGTCCACTGCAGGAAAGGTGGGCAGGGCTGCCCCCCCACATTGAGGCTGCCGCAGTGTCATTGGAGGATGGAGACTTCTATTTCTTCAAAG GGAGTCGATGCTGGAGGTTTCGGGGCCCCAAGCCAGTGTGGGGCTCGCCACAGCTGTGCCGGGCAGGGGGGCTGCCCCGCCACCCTGATGCggccctcttcttccctcctctgagCCGCCTTGCCCTCTTCAAGGGTGCCCGCTACTACGTGCTGGCCCGAGAGGGACTGCAGGTGGAGCCCTACTACCCCCGGGGCCTACAGGACTGGGGGGGTATCCCTGAAGAGGTCAGCGGCGCCCTGCCCCGACCAGACGGCTCCATCATCTTCTTCAGAGATGACCGCTACTGGCGCCTTGACCAGGCCAAACTGCGGGTGACTGCCTCCGGCCGCTGGGCCGCAGAGCTGCCCTGGATGGGCTGCTGGCACGCCAACTCAGGGGGCGCCCTGTTCTGA